A single region of the Micropterus dolomieu isolate WLL.071019.BEF.003 ecotype Adirondacks linkage group LG02, ASM2129224v1, whole genome shotgun sequence genome encodes:
- the llgl1 gene encoding lethal(2) giant larvae protein homolog 1, producing MMKFRFRRQGTDPQREKIKQELFAFNKTVEHGFPHQPSALAFDPKLRLMAIGTKSGAIKVYGAPGVEFTGLHRDTTAVIQILFLPGQGRLLSLLDDNTIHLWELVAGVKREGVVSLQEVGNYSLPGRPGIESCSATRVTVLLLLQSCNLLCIGTEGGGVYFLEMPHLSLKDNQTLLQDQVTQSLPDDYRCGKSLGPVESLQEHPQQSGKILIGYSRGLVVLWDLDTRHAEQLFLGKQQLESLVWERSGKLFVSSHNDGGYSVWTVTNGNTYNHQPVSSNIPYGPFPCKAINKILWRTTQTGSPVLLYSGGMPRASYGDRHCLTIQQDKDHVTLDFTSRVIDFFTIHSIEPEEEFDEPSAVVVLLEEELVVIDLQTPGWPSLPTPYLAPLHSSAITCSFHVSSVPPKLWERLVNAGKAQQGRQHTHGSWPICGGKNLAPLPKQQELLLTGHEDGTVRFWDASGVALTPLYKLSTANVFHTDCDPSDDPQDPGNDSDMQQEEEWPPFRKVGCFDPYSDDPRLGIQKISLCKYSNKLVVAGTAGQVIVLGLSDERSDHFVDVSVVDLLQDREGFTWKGHDRLEPRLKPAPFLPGFQPLVLVQCLPPASVTAVALHAEWNLISFGTSHGFGLFDYHRRNAVLARCTLHPNDSLAMEGPLSRVKSLKKSLRQSFRRIRKSRVSGKKRTITTPTSKVQEANAALAEQEDVAPVQRRIEPRSADDSLSGVVRCLCFADTFLRDGTHHGPTLWAGTNSGSVYAYALEVPGVGSGRVCERGGAGESSVCVEAVLGKEIQLMHRAPVVSISVLDGRGKPLPDPYEASQDLAIAPDMTNAHSVLIASEEQLKVFSLPKVSAKTKFKLTAHEGCRVRKVALVVFSSTAQEDYCEHTLVCLTNLGDMHLFNIPGLRPQVRYDCIRKEDISGIASCVFTKNGQGFYLISPSEYERFSLSAKVLTEPLCSVQLDRPLEPTPASDGTTTQPQANGTHKNQMGQAEGQTEEPPSALSSPLLDTPLDSPLSCADLTLDSTGEITVEDVRDFLTTVDEAENNLKNIKEEEGRSTGILIN from the exons ATGATGAAGTTTAGGTTTCGTCGGCAGGGCACCGACCCGCAGAGAGAGAAGATAAAACAGGAGCTTTTCGCCTTCAACAAG ACCGTGGAGCATGGGTTCCCTCATCAGCCCAGCGCTTTGGCCTTTGACCCCAAGCTGCGACTTATGGCCATCGGGACAAAGTCAGGAGCCATCAAAGT CTACGGGGCCCCTGGTGTGGAGTTCACAGGACTACACAGAGACACCACTGCTGTCATACAGATCCTCTTCCTGCCTGGACAG GGCCGCCTGCTGTCACTGTTGGATGACAACACGATTCACCTGTGGGAGCTGGTGGCCGGTGTTAAGAGAGAGGGCGTGGTCAGTCTACAGGAAGTGGGCAACTACAGCCTCCCAGGAAGGCCTGGCATTGAGAGCTGCAG TGCCACTCGGGTGACTGTCCTCCTCTTGCTGCAGTCTTGCAACCTGCTCTGCATTGGAACAGAGGGAGGGGGCGTGTACTTCCTGGAAATGCCCCACCTCTCCCTGAAGGACAACCAGACACTGCTCCAGGATCAGGTCACGCAGAG CCTGCCGGATGATTACAGATGTGGAAAATCCTTGGGGCCAGTTGAATCTCTTCAGGAACATCCCCAGCAGTCAGGGAAGATCCTGATTGGCTACAGCCGGGGCCTAGTGGTCCTATGGGACCTGGACACCCGTCATGCTGAGCAGCTGTTCCTGGGCAAGCAG CAGCTGGAGAGCCTGGTGTGGGAACGCTCTGGAAAATTGTTTGTCAGTTCCCATAACGATGGGGGCTACTCCGTGTGGACTGTTACTAATGGCAACACCTACAATCACCAGCCAGTGTCCTCCAACATCCCATATG GTCCATTTCCCTGTAAGGCCATCAACAAGATCCTGTGGAGGACAACACAGACGGG TTCTCCAGTGTTGTTATACAGCGGAGGGATGCCCAGAGCCAGCTACGGTGACCGCCACTGTCTGACCATTCAACAAGACAAAGACCACGTCACTCTCGACTTCACATCCCGAGTCATTGACTTCTTCACCATCCACAGCATAGAGCCAGAGGAAG AGTTCGATGAACCGTCTGCGGTGGTAGTGTTACTAGAAGAGGAGCTGGTTGTGATTGACCTCCAGACCCCCGGGTGGCCCTCTCTGCCCACTCCTTACCTGGCTCCTCTCCACTCCTCAGCCATCACCTGCTCCTTCCACGTCTCCAGCGTCCCTCCCAAACTCTGGGAGAGGCTGGTGAACGCTGGCAAAGCACAGCAGGGCCGGCAACACACACATGGG aGTTGGCCCATATGTGGAGGGAAAAACCTGGCACCTCTACCCAAACAACAAGAGCTGCTGTTGACAGG ACATGAAGATGGCACCGTTCGTTTCTGGGACGCGTCAGGTGTTGCTCTTACTCCTCTGTACAAACTCAGCACAGCCAACGTCTTCCACACCGACTGTGACCCGAGCGACGATCCTCAGGACCCGGGCAACGACTCTGACATGCAGCAAGAGGAGGAATGGCCCCCCTTCAGGAAG GTGGGCTGTTTCGACCCGTACAGCGATGACCCCAGGCTGGGCATCCAGAAGATCAGTCTGTGCAAATACAGCAACAAACTGGTGGTGGCTGGAACTGCTGGACAG GTGATTGTTCTGGGTTTGAGTGACGAGCGTTCGGACCACTTTGTGGACGTGTCGGTGGTTGACCTGCTACAGGACAGGGAGGGCTTCACCTGGAAGGGCCATGACAGGCTGGAGCCGCGCCTTAAACCCGCCCCCTTCCTTCCTGGCTTTCAGCCGCTGGTGCTGGTGCAGTGCCTGCCGCCAGCCTCCGTTACAGCGGTGGCTCTGCATGCCGAGTGGAACCTGATCTCTTTCGGGACGAGTCACGGATTTGGCCTGTTCGACTACCACAGACGAAATGCTGTGCTGGCCAG GTGTACCCTGCACCCTAATGACTCCTTGGCAATGGAGGGCCCCCTGTCCAGAGTCAAATCCTTGAAAAAGTCCTTAAGACAGAGCTTCCGACGCATCCGCAAGAGCAGGGTGTCGGGAAAGAAACGCACCATCACCACACCAACCAGCAAG GTCCAGGAGGCCAACGCTGCTCTGGCAGAGCAGGAGGATGTGGCCCCAGTACAACGAAGGATTGAACCCCGGTCTGCAGACGACTCGCTGTCCGGAGTGGTCCGATGTCTCTGCTTCGCTGACACCTTCCTACGTGACG GTACACACCATGGCCCCACATTATGGGCGGGCACCAACTCAGGCAGCGTGTATGCCTACGCTCTGGAGGTGCCTGGTGTCGGCTCGGggcgtgtgtgtgagcgtgGCGGAGCGGGcgagagcagtgtgtgtgtggaggcagTGTTGGGTAAAGAGATCCAGCTGATGCACAGGGCTCCCGTGGTGTCGATCTCAGTGTTGGACGGCCGGGGGAAACCGTTACCGGACCCATACGAAGCCTCCCAAGACCTTGCCATCGCTCCGGATATGACCAATGCTCATTCTGTCCTCATCGCCTCAGAGGAACAGCTGAAG GTGTTCTCTCTCCCCAAGGTGAGCGCTAAGACAAAGTTCAAGCTGACGGCGCACGAAGGCTGTCGGGTGAGGAAAGTGGCCCTGGTGGTCTTCAGCTCCACAGCGCAAGAAGACTACTGCGAACACACACTGGTCTGTCTGACAAACCTGGGCGACATGCACCTCTTCAACATTCCTGGCCTGCGACCACAG gTACGCTACGACTGCATCCGTAAAGAAGACATCAGCGGCATTGCGTCCTGCGTCTTCACCAAGAACGGACAGG GGTTTTACCTGATCTCTCCCTCAGAGTACGAGAGGTTCTCCCTGTCCGCCAAGGTCCTCACTGAACCGCTCTGCTCTGTTCAGCTGGACCGACCGCTAGAGCCCACACCTGCCAG CGATGGCACGACGACGCAGCCGCAGGCCAACGGAACCCACAAGAACCAGATGGGTCAGGCTGAGG